In one Lolium rigidum isolate FL_2022 chromosome 3, APGP_CSIRO_Lrig_0.1, whole genome shotgun sequence genomic region, the following are encoded:
- the LOC124702272 gene encoding elongation factor 1-alpha, with product MGKEKVHINIVVIGHVDSGKSTTTGHLIYKLGGIDKRVIERFEKEAAEMNKRSFKYAWVLDKLKAERERGITIDIALWKFETTKYYCTVIDAPGHRDFIKNMITGTSQADCAVLIIDSTTGGFEAGISKDGQTREHALLAFTLGVKQMICCCNKMDATTPKYSKSRYEEIVKEVSSYLKKVGYNPEKVPFVPISGFEGDNMIERSTNLDWYKGPTLLEALDQINEPKRPSDKPLRLPLQDVYKIGGIGTVPVGRVETGTIKPGMVVTFGPTGLTTEVKSVEMHHESLLEALPGDNVGFNVKNVAVKDLKRGFVASNSKDDPAKEAASFTSQVIIMNHPGQIGNGYAPVLDCHTSHIAVKFAELVTKIDRRSGKEIEKEPKFLKNGDAGIVKMIPTKPMVVETFATYPPLGRFAVRDMRQTVAVGVIKGVEKKDPTGAKVTKAAAKKK from the exons ATGGGTAAGGAGAAGGTTCACATCAACATTGTGGTCATTGGCCATGTCGACTCTGGCAAGTCGACCACCACTGGCCACCTGATCTACAAGCTTGGAGGCATTGACAAGCGTGTCATTGAGAGGTTTGAGAAGGAAGCCGCTGAGATGAACAAGCGGTCTTTCAAGTATGCGTGGGTGCTTGACAAGCTCAAGGCTGAGCGCGAGAGAGGTATCACCATCGATATCGCTCTCTGGAAGTTCGAGACAACCAAGTACTACTGCACGGTCATTGATGCCCCTGGACACCGTGACTTCATCAAGAACATGATCACTGGTACCTCCCAGGCTGACTGCGCTGTTCTCATCATTGACTCAACCACTGGTGGTTTTGAGGCTGGTATCTCCAAGGATGGCCAGACCCGTGAGCACGCTCTCCTTGCTTTCACCCTTGGTGTGAAGCAGATGATCTGCTGCTGCAACAAG ATGGATGCCACCACTCCCAAGTACTCGAAGAGCCGTTATGAAGAAATTGTTAAGGAAGTCTCATCCTACCTGAAGAAGGTTGGCTACAACCCAGAGAAGGTTCCCTTTGTCCCCATCTCTGGTTTTGAGGGTGACAACATGATTGAGAGGTCCACCAACCTTGACTGGTACAAGGGCCCGACCTTGCTTGAGGCTCTTGACCAGATCAACGAGCCCAAGAGGCCCTCAGACAAGCCCCTGCGTCTTCCCCTTCAGGACGTTTACAAGATTGGTGGCATTGGAACTGTGCCTGTTGGCCGTGTTGAGACTGGTACCATCAAGCCAGGCATGGTGGTCACCTTTGGTCCCACTGGTCTGACCACTGAGGTCAAGTCTGTTGAGATGCACCATGAGTCTCTCCTGGAGGCGCTCCCTGGTGACAATGTTGGCTTCAATGTCAAGAATGTTGCTGTGAAAGATCTCAAGCGTGGGTTTGTGGCATCCAATTCCAAGGATGACCCTGCCAAGGAGGCTGCCAGTTTcacctcccaggtcatcatcatGAACCACCCTGGTCAGATCGGCAATGGCTACGCCCCAGTGCTTGACTGCCACACCTCGCACATTGCTGTCAAGTTTGCTGAGCTGGTCACCAAGATTGACAGACGATCTGGTAAGGAGATTGAGAAGGAGCCCAAGTTCCTGAAGAATGGTGATGCTGGTATTGTGAAGATGATTCCCACCAAGCCCATGGTTGTTGAGACCTTCGCCACTTACCCTCCTCTTGGTCGCTTTGCTGTGCGTGACATGAGACAAACAGTTGCTGTTGGTGTCATCAAGGGTGTGGAGAAGAAGGATCCAACCGGTGCCAAGGTGACCAAGGCTGCTGCCAAGAAGAAATGA